The Paenibacillus antri genomic sequence GCACGTGCTTCGCGACTATCCGGTTTCGCATCTGCTGCCGTACGTCAACATGCAGATGCTGCTCGGCCACCATCTCGGGCTGAAGGGCAAAGTCGCGACGCTGCTCGAGGCGCGCGATCCGAAAGCGACGCAGTTGAAGAGCGTCGTGGACGAGCTGTTCGAAGACGGAATCAAGAACGGCACGCTGAAGGCGAACGCGGTGTACCGGTTCTTCCCGGCGCAATCGCGAGGGAACGACGTCATCGTCTACGATCCGGACGACACGTCCCGCGTGCTGCAGACGTTCACGTTCCCGCGCCAAGACGTCGAGCCGTATCTATGCCTTGCGGACTACCTGAAGCCGACGGAGAGCGGCGAGATGGACTATGTCGGCTTCCTCGTCGTGACGGCGGGCGCCGGCATCCGCGCCAGAGCCGAGGCGTATAAGGAGCGCGGCGAATACTTGCTCTCGCACGCCGTGCAGGCGGTCGCGCTCGAGACGGCCGAGGCGTTCGCGGAACGCGTGCACCAGATGATGCGCGACGTATGGGGAATTCCGGATCCGGCGAACCTAACGATACAAGGGCTGTTCGGCGCGAAGTACCGCGGGCAGCGGTTCTCCTTCGGGTATCCGGCCTGTCCGAACCTGGAGGATCAAGCGCCGTTGTTCGAGCTGCTGCAGCCGAGCGATATCGGCGTCGAGCTGACGGACAGCTTCATGATGGAGCCGGAGGCGTCCGTGTCGGCGATCGTCTTCGCGCATCCGGAAGCCCGATACTTTAACGTAGATAAGGCGGAGTAACGTGGAATTGTATTTTCTTGGCACGGGGGCGGGCATGCCGACGCGGGGGCGCAACGTCACGTCGGTCGCCCTGAATCTGATGCCGGAACGCGGCACGGTATGGCTGTTCGACGCGGGGGAGGGCACGCAGCACCAAATGCTGCGCTCCCCGATCAAGCCGGGAAAGCTGGAATTTATTTTTATTACGCATCTGCATGGCGATCATCTGTACGGTTTGCCTGGGCTGATGACGAGCCGATCGTACCAAGGCGGGGACGAGCCGCTCACGTTGTTCGGGCCTCCGGGCTTGCGGCGGTTCGTCGAGACGGCGTTCGAGGTGAGCGGCGCGCATCTCGATTACGAGGTTCGGGTCCGAGAGTTCGAGGAGGGCGTCGTGTTCGAGGACGAGCAGTTCCGCGTAACGGCGGCGAAGCTCGAGCATCGGATCGATTCGTACGGCTTCCGAATCGTGGAGCGGGACACGCCGGGGGCGCTCGACAGCGCGAGGCTGACGGCGGAGGGCTTCCGTCCCGGCCCGCAGTATGCGCGGCTGAAGCGCGGCGAGACGGTGACGATGCCCGACGGGCGTACGATCGACGGCAGGGCGTATCTCGGGCCGGAGCTGAAGGGACGCACGGTCGCCGTCTTCGGCGACACGCGGCCTTGCGGAAGCGAGCTCGAGCTCGCGCGCGGGGCGGACGTGCTCGTACACGAGGCGACGTATATGCACGAGAAGGCGGACAACGCGCACAAGTATTACCACACGACCGCGACGCAAGCCGCGGTCTTGGCCGCCGAGGCCGGCGTCGGGGCGCTCATCCTGACGCACTTGTCGTCGCGCTACCAAGACGAAGCGGTGCACCGGCTGCTCGAGGAGGCGCGGGCGATCTTTCCGCGCTCCCACGTGGCGGAAGACTTCTGGTCGTATGTTATTCCGAGACGGGCGGAATAACAAGGAAAAGGCGAACTTCTCGGCGGGAAGGTTTCTTCCCGCGAGCGTTCGCCTTTTCCTATGTTCGAGCTTGGGGCGGTCTTATTCCGCTCGAACCGCCGTGCCGCTCACCGTCACCATCAGCATGCCTTCCCGCACGACCTCGTAATCGATGTCGATGCCGACGACCGCGTTGGCGCCGACGCTTCGCGCGTATTGCTGCATCTCTTGGATCGCGATTTCCCGCGCCTCCTTGAGCTTCTGCTCGTAAGCGCCGGAACGGCCGCCGACGATGTCGGTGATGGACGCGAACAAGTCGCGCACGATGTTCGCGCCCATAATCGCTTCGCCGTTCACGATGCCGAGGTAATCGGTAATGCGCTTGCCTTCGATCGTATTCGTCGTCGTAATGATCATAGAATGGATCCTCCTTCAGGTTGAACCGCTTGATGGATAATACGGTTCCCCGTCGAACGGCGTTTCATTTCTTTACCAGAAAAAAGATCAACCCCGTGAAACAATTCAACCGTGGATTTCCGCCCGAGAAACCCGTATACTGACAATACACAACGAGACGATTCCCAAGGTGACTCCACGCGAGTTGCCTTGTTTGTTTTCAAGGAGGTGTCGGATGGAAGTCAAGGAGCTTGCGTTCGCCGCCGCTGCTGCGGCGGCGGGCGTTCCGCTCGGCGCGTTGGCGGACGCGTGGGCGCGTCGGGCGCTTTCGCGCCGCCGGGCGCCTGGCGAAGGACGGTCGACGCGCGGGCTTGCGGCGGCTGCGGCATCGGCATCGTGCGCGTGGATCGGCTTGCGTTACGGCCCTGCGGACGCGGAGTGGCTGCCCGCCGCGCTGCTCGCCGTCGTAATGGTCGCGATCACGATCACGGACATGCGCGCGATGCTCATTCCGAACGCGATCGTCTTCCCCGCCGTCGGACTCGCGGCGCTGCTTCGGCTTCTCTGGCATCCGCTCCCCTTGTGGGAATACGCGGCCGGGGCAGCGGTCGGCTTCGGGCTGCTGTTCGCCGTATCCTTCCTTAGCAAGGGCGGGATCGGAGGCGGCGACGTGAAGCTGTACGTCTTCGTCGGGCTCGTCTGCGGACTGCAGGCGACGCTGCTGTCGCTGCTCCTCGCCAGCTTCGCGGGGACGGCCTACGGAATCGTCAGACGGCTGAGCGGGAAGCGCGGCGGTACGGTTCCGTTCGGCCCGTTCATCGCGGTCGGAGCGTTCCTGTCGATGATGTACGCCGAGCGGTGGCTGGAACGTTACGCAACCTGGTTGTCCCAGGCTTAATTCGAATGATTTCATCCCGCGAAACATGAACGGCATGAATTCGGAAACGGATGATTCACGGCCTTAATCGAATCTGGTGCGCCATCGAAGGAGGCGAATCGAATGAGCGGATGGATGGAGAGGTATACGTCGAAGTCGGGAAAGAAGCTCCGCCGCATTCATGCATGGAACGGGTGGGTCGTCGCGGCGTTGGCCGTATCCGGTATCGTGCTGTTCTTGCCGGCGCTGCGCGGAGCGACGGCGCCGATCCGCGTCGCGCTGAAGCAAGGGCATATCTGGGCGGGCGTCGCTTCGATCGTCCTGCTCCTGCTGTATTTGCCGTTCCTCGGGAAGCACGTCAAGCAGCTTCGCGCGAAGCCGGCGCAAGCGGGCAACTTGACGATCGTCTTATTGCTGCTTGTCGGGTGGAGCGTCTCGGGCGTCGTCCTATGGCTGGAGCGGTCGGTGCCGCCCGCGTGGACGTCGGCGGCGCTGCTGGCGCACGACGCGCTGACGTGGGTCGGCGTTCCGTATGCGATCTTCCACTCGGCGACGCGAAGCCGTTGGGTGCGAGAGCGCCGAGCGGCCGAACGCGCGGCGGCGGGCGACGACGCGGAAGCCGAGCGCAGCTATCTCCGGTACGACGGGTCCCGCCGGCGACTCCTGAAGGCCGGCATCGTCGCGGCGTTCGCGGTCGTATTCGGCCCCGTGGCGTACCGTCTCTGGAAGCGACTGGACGCTCAAGGCGGCGTCGCCGTCGAAGAGATCGAAGCGGCGCCGCCGGCGAACGGGCAAGAGCTGCTGACGCCCGCGCCCGACTCGTCGCCGCCGATCGGCGGCGGCGCGGAAGGCAGCTTCCGGATTTACACGGTGACGTCGATTCCGAGGTTCGACTCGGCGGCCTGGTCGTTCCGCATTCACGGACTTGTAGAGGAGCCGATCTCTTGGGATTGGCCCGCGTTCGCGAAGCTGGCAAGGAAGGTACAGGTGAGCGACTTCCATTGCGTCACCGGGTGGTCGGTGTACCATGCGACGTGGGAGGGCATCCCGCTCAAGGAGCTGCTCGCCGCGGCCGGCGTCAAGCCGAACGCCCGGTACGTGAAGTTTTACTCGGGAGACGGCGTCTACACGGATGCGTTATCGCTGGAGCAAGCGGAGATGGACGACGTAATGGTCGCCGCGCTGATCGACGGCAAGCCGATTCCGGAGGACTTAGGCGGACCGGTCCGATTGATCGTCCCCCGCATGTACGCGTATAAGTCGGTGAAATGGTTGGAATCGATCGAAATCATCGATCGCGATCATATCGGGTATTGGCAGGAGCGAGGATACGAGGTGGACGCGTGGGTACCCGGCGCGAACCGGGCGTAACGGAAGAAAGAGGATCCTGTAATAGAAATATCGTCCATGGGTACACTACCCACGATGTATACCGATTTCGGGGAGGCACCCATTCCTATGCAATTGAACCGTTACGACATGGCCGTTATCGAACAGGCATTGCGAGAAGCGATCAATCAAGGCGCGGATTATCACAAAATTTCGACGTACCAGGCGGTGCTCGGGAAGCTGAACGAAGCGCACGGCGCCGCTGCCGCGAGCCGGACGACGATGGAGCGGAACGACGGATTTCGGTACGATACCGACGATTCGTCCGATTTGCGGGCGTAGCGTCGAGGAACTTTTCCCGGGAAACCGCAGGAAGCGACAAGAGAGAACGCGGAATCGACAAGTTTTCATACAATTTCGACAAATGCGACAACTCGCTTGCCGCAAGAAAGCCGGGGCTCGAGCTCCGGCTTTTTTTGGTGCGCGTTCGGGCGGGGACGTTCGACCCATCCGGAGGTGCGTCGGTACATCCGGGGGGCGAAAGGCTCGGGTAGAAGATCGATAAGTTCTTTTTCTGTTTTTCGACTTCCCAGGCGAACGTATATTCTGTAGAATAGAAGGTATGTATCGACTGGCGAGGAGAACGAACGCATGAACCGATTAACCGGCAAGGTTTCCTCCATGGAGGAGCTGCTTGAACTTATAAGGTCTAAGAAAGAAATTTTGGAAAACGTCACCGAATGGCGCACCCTTCCCCCGCGCGAGGCGAAATTCTCCGATTTCCCGACGGAGCTTCGCCCGGAAATCCGCGCCGCGCTCGAGGCGAAGGGCATCACGAAGCTGTACACGCATCAGGCGTCCGCCTTCCGCGAAATCGCTGCGGGCCGCCACGTCGTCACGGTGACGCCGACCGCGTCCGGCAAGACGATGACGTATAATTTGCCCGTCATGCAGCAGCTGCTCGAGGACGACAGCTCAAGGGCGCTATATCTGTTCCCGACGAAGGCGCTCGCGCAGGACCAGGTCGCCGAACTGCAGGAGACGGTGGAGCGGATGGGCGTCGAAATCAAGGCGCATACGTACGACGGCGATACGCCGCCGACGGTGCGGACCGCCATTCGCAACGCGGGCCATATCGTCGTGACGAACCCGGACATGCTGCACAGCGCGATCTTGCCGCATCATACGAAGTGGGTGAAGCTGTTCGAGAACGTCAAGTTCATCGTCATCGACGAAGTGCATTCGTACCGGGGCGTCTTCGGCAGCCACGTGGCGAACGTCATCCGCCGATTGAAGCGCATCTGTAAATTCTACGGTTCGAATCCGCAGTTCATCTGCGCTTCGGCGACGATCGCGAATCCGAAGGAGCACGCGGAGAAGCTGATCGGCGAATCTGTCGCCCTCGTCGACGACAACGGCGCGCCGGCGGGCGAGAAGCATTTCGTGTTTTACAATCCGCCGGTCGTCAACCGGCAGCTCGGCATCCGCAAGTCGAGCGTGCTCGAATCGCAGCGGCTCGCGGCGTTGCTGCTGAAGCAGGGCATCCAGACGATCGTGTTCGCGCGCAGCCGCGTGCGGGTCGAACTGCTGCTTACATACTTGCAGGACCTCGTGAAGAACGAGCTCGGCACGAAGTCGATCCGAGGGTATCGGGGCGGCTATCTACCGAAGCAGCGCCGCGAGATCGAGAGGGGGCTTCGCAGCGGCGACATCCGCGGCGTCGTGTCGACGAACGCGCTCGAGCTCGGCATCGACATCGGACAGCTGCAAGCGTGCGTGTTGAACGGCTTCCCCGGCACGATCGCCAGCACATGGCAGCAATCCGGCCGGGCGGGCCGGCGTCACGAGACGGCGGTGACGTTCTTAGTGGCGAGCAGCAACCCGCTCGATCAGTACGTCATTCAAAATCCGGATTTCTTCTTCGAGCGATCGCCCGAGCAGGCGCGCATTCATCCGGATAACTTGCTCATTTTGCTCGATCACGTCAAGTGCGCGGCGTATGAGCTTCCTTTTCAACAAGGGGATACGTTCGGCGAGGAGCGGCTCGAGGACCTGCTCGAGTTTCTGGTGGAGGAGCGGGTGCTGCACCGGAACGGGGGCAAGTATTACTGGATGGAGCAGCACTTCCCCGCGAACAACATCTCGCTGCGGACGGCGGCCCAGGAGAACATCATTATCGTCGACATGACGAAGCCGGAGCATAAGGTGATCGGCGAGGTCGACCGGTTCAGCGCGCAGACGCTCGTGCACGAGGAAGCGATCTACATCCACGAAGGCGTGCAGTTTCAAGTGGAGAAGCTGGACTACGAGGAGAAGAAGGCGTATGTTCGCGAGGTCGACGTCGACTATTACACGGACGCGAATCTCGCGGTCGATCTGAAAATTTTGCACGCGGACCGGGAGCGTTCCGGCGGCGCGGGGCATACGACGAATTACGGCGAAGTGACGGTAAACGCGCGGGCGACGATCTTTAAGAAGATTAAGCTGCGCACCCACGAAAATATCGGCGCCGGACCGATCCATCTGCCGGAAGAGGAGCTGCATACGAGCTCGTATTGGATTACGCTCGCGGACGAGCTCGGCGGGTTCCGGTCGGCGAACGACCTGCAATACGCGCTGCTGGGGCTCGCGAACGTGATGATCCACATCGCGCCGCTGTATTTGATGTGCGACCCGTTCGACATCCGCGTCGTGCCGCAGGTGAAGGCGGTGCAGTCGAAGCTGCCGACGATTTTCTTCTACGACCGCTATCCCGGCGGCGTGGGGTTAAGCGAGCGGCTGTACGAGTCGCATCGGGAGCTGCTTGCCGAGGCGAGACGCATAATCTCCGGCTGCTCTTGTTTGAGCGGCTGTCCGGCGTGCGTCGGGCCGATCGAGGAGGTCGGCCTGCTCGGCAAGTCGCTGGCGCTCGAGCTCGTCGACCGGTTGGCGGCGGACGTATGAGCGGGCGGCTTCGCGAGCGGCTCGGCCGGCTGACGGGGAGCGGCGATCGATCGAAGCCGGCAGCCGACGAGGTCGCGTCGGCCGTCGCGGAGGCGGCGCCGCAGGAGCCCGAAGCCGCGGACTGGGCGAAGCTCGGCTTCGCGCTGCGACTCGGCCCGGGCGGCTCTTGTTTGACCCGCGACGTGCGGTATGAGGCGTCGCATCGGCACGGACATTTCGCCGTGAGCGAGTTCGCCTCCGCCGGCGCCGCGCTGACCCGGCTCGATCCGGCTGGGCGCGTCGTCAAGCCGGAGAAGCTGCTGTTTCTCGATACGGAGACGACGGGGCTCGGGCAAGGCGCCGGCAACGTTCCGTTCCTGATCGGCATCGGATGGTGGACGTCGGACGGATTTACGGTGCGGCAATGTTTGATTCGCCATCCGGGCGAGGAGGCGGCGATGCTCGCGATGCTGTCCGAGCGGCTGCCGGAGTTCACTCACCTGGTCACTTATAACGGACGCACGTTCGACTGGCCGCTCGTGAAAAACCGATACGTGCTGCAGCGGATGGCCGTGCCGAAGGATCCGGCGCATTTCGACTTTCTGTACCCGTCTCGAAGCCTGTGGCGGACGACGATGCCGTCGGTGCGACTCGGCGCGGTCGAGGAAGCGAAGCTGGGCGTGTTCCGCGAGGACGACGTGCCGGGCTCGATGGCGCCGGCGTTGTATTTCCAATACCTCGCCGAACGCGATTGCTCCGTGCTCGAAGGCGTCGTTCGTCACAACGAGACGGATATCGTGACGTTGTTGACGCTGGCGATTCACTTCGGCACGCTGCTTCGGGACGGCGGCGTCGCGCTCGACGGGTTGTCCGCCGCGGAGCTGCTGCGGCTCGGCCTCTGGTACGAGCGGCTCGGCTTCGAATCGGAAGCGTGCGGCGCGATCGATGCGCTTGCCGGACGCCCGGCGGAGGAGGCGGCGCCGCATTGGCACGAAGCGGCGGCGTTCTATAAGCGGCGCAAGCGCTGGGACGACGCGATTCGGCTGTGGCGGGCGGTCGCGGAAGGCGGGCGTCTCTGGTCGGCGCTCGACCCGTACGTCGAGCTGGCGATCGCGTACGAGCATCGCTTGAAGGACGCCGACGCGGCGCTCTATTGGACGGACGAGGCGCTGCGGACGGCGGAGCGCCGATTGTCGCTCTCGCGCGCCGGAGACGACGGCAAGCTGCGGGAGCAGCTGGCCGAGCTGCGCAAGCGCAAGGAGCGTCTGGCCCGCAAACGCGGAGCGTTGTTTTGAAGAGGAAGCGATCATCCGGCATAGGCGGGCTGATCGCTTCTTCGCATTCGGGCGCGCTTGCAGTTCCGCCGTACATCGGCACCCTCGCAATGCGTTCCCTGCTATAGCATAAAATACCACGACGGCAGGCAATCTAAGCCAAACGGAGCAACCCGAGGGAGGAGAACCGCTTGCCCGAATTGCCGGAGATGGAGACATATAAAAACCTACTAAACGAGCGGATCGCGGGGAAAACGGTCCGCGCCGCCGAGGTGACGCGCGAGAAGACGATCAACGTACCGGTCGACGCGTTCAAGGCGCGGGCGGAGGGGCGCAGGCTCGAACGCGTCGACAGACGCGCCAAGATGCTGCTGTTCCGCCTCGACGGCGGCGACGCGCTCGCGCTGCACCTGATGCTCGGCGGCTCGATGTTTTACGGAACGCCGGAGGAGGCGCCGGACCGGACCGCGCAGGTGATCCTTACATTCGACGATGACGACCGCCGCCTGTATTTCCACGGCCTCCGACTCGGGTATTTACATATTTACGACCCGCCGGACCTCGAAGCGAAGCTACGGAAGCTCGGCCCGGATCCGCTCGACCCTCGCTTCGGACCGAACGAGCTCGCGGCGGCGCTTCGCCGCTCGCGAGGCGCGCTCAAGTTCGCGCTTACGGATCAGGCCGTCATCGCCGGCATCGGCAACTGCTACGCCGACGAGATGTGCTTCGCCGCCGGCATCCATCCGCTCAGGAAGCTGACGGACATGTCCGCCTCGCAGCTGCAGACTCTCTATCCCGCGATGCAATCGACGCTATCGGAGGCGATGCGGTACGGCGGATACATGGAGACGCCGCTCTATGCCGGCGACAAGCTTACCGGCGGCTACAACGACCGATGCAAGGTGTACGACCGCGGCGGCGAGCCGTGCTTCCGCTGCGGCACGCCGATTACGAAAACCGAAAGCAACGGGCGCAAGGTGTTTTTTTGCGAACGATGCCAGCGACTTGGAGGCGAGAGCGGTGACCCGAACGGCGACGCGGCTGAAGCACGTCGGCTGTCATATCAGCATTAAACACGGCTACTCGGGCGCCGCGCAGACGGCTGCGGCGATCGGGGCGACGGCGTTTCAATATTTTCCGAAAAATCCAAGAGGGCTTTCGGTCAAAGACTTTAGCGCCTCCGACGCCGCCGCGTGCGCGGCGTTCTGCCGCGAGCATGGCATTCGCAGCATCGCGCACACGACGTACGCGACGAACTTGGCCGCGGAAGGCGCGCTGCGGGAGCCGACGATCCGGTCGCTGCGCAACGATCTCGAGATCGCGGAGGCGTGCGGCTCGGAAGGCGTCGTCGTCCACTTCGGCAAGTGGAAGGGAAGCGGCGATCCGCTGGAGGGCTACAAGGTTATCATCGCGGCTTTGAACGAGACGCTGCAGGATTGGCGAGGCAACGCCAAGCTGCTAATCGAAAACCAAGCCGGCGAAGGGACGGCCATCGGAACGACGTTGGAGGAGCTCGTCAGCATTCGGCAGCTGACCGCCTACCCCGAGCAAATCGGGTTTTGCCTCGATACGTGCCACTTCTTCGCCAGCGGCGTCTGGTCCGGAGCCAATTGGCAGGAGCTCTACGAAGCGGGAAGCAAACTCGGCTATTGGCGGCATCTGATGGCGCTGCACCTGAACGACTCCGTCTACCCGACGGGATCGCGGAGAGACCGGCACGCCAACATCGGCGGCGGCGCGATCGGCGCCAGAGCGCTCGCCGAGGCGCTCGCAACGCCGGAGCTGGTCGGGCTGCCGGTCGTATTGGAGACGCCGGTGCCGATGCAATCCTCCCATCAGGCGGAGATCGAGTTCGTTCGGTCGCTCGCGTAAATCGACGCGATTCGCTTGCAATTGCGCGGCGCGAGCGATACACTTCCCTACGAAGAAGCATGTACGGGGGGAACTCATCTATGATTCGATTGTCGAACGTTTCGTTCATTCGCGAGGGACGCAGCATTCTGACGGATATTTCGTGGCAGGTGGAGAAAGGACAGCATTGGGCGCTGCTCGGGCGGAACGGCTCGGGCAAGACGACGCTGCTCGAAATCATAAGCGGGTACCAATTTCCGTCGGTCGGAACGGTAGAAGTGCTCGGGGCGACATACGGCCGAGTCGACCTGCGAGAGCAGCGCAAGCGGCTCGGCTACATCAGCCAATCGCTGTTCGAGAAGCTGACGCCGCGCGACCCGCTCTGGGAAGCGGTGGCGACGGGCGCGTACGCGCATCTTCGCTTCTACGAGAAGATCGACCCGGAGGTGCGCGACCGGGCGATGGCGCGGCTGCAGCAATTCGGCTTGGAGTCGCTGGCGGACAACCCGCTCGGGACGCTGTCGCAGGGCGAGCGGAAGAAGGCCATGCTCGCGCGCGCGCTGATGGGCGAGCCGGAATTGATCGTATTGGACGAGCCGTGTTCGGGCTTGGATTTGTACCAGCGCGAAAACTACCTCGAGGTCGTCGAACAAATCTCGAAGGAAGCCGCGCTTTTGTACGTGACGCATCATATGGAAGAAATCGTGCCGGCCCTCACGCACGTCGCGCTGCTGCGCGAAGGGAAGCTGACCGCGGCCGGACCGAAGCGGGACGTGCTGACGGCGTCGCTGATCGAAGAGGCGTACGACGTGCAGGTCGCGCTGGATTGGGAGGAGGAGCGTCCTTGGATTCGAGTGAAACGAACGTAACCGCTGCGACCGAACCGGCGCCGCGGACCGGAAGCGTCTGGATCGGAACGTCGAACCGCGGCTTCGGCAAGCTGGCGGCGAGCGAGCTGCAGCGTCTGTTCGAGAAGGCGAAGACGCAATCGCTGTCGCCCGGCGACGTATACCGCTTCGAGGTGGACGCGGGCCGCGAGGAAGCGCTGCGGCGGATCAAGGAGAAGCCGCCGATCTTCCTGCGGCATATGCAGCCCGTCCATCGGACGGTGCCGATCGAAGACGCGGAAGCGACGCTGGCCGCGATCCGAGCGGTCGTCGCGGAGCTCGACGCGCCGCTGCGCGGCAAGAAGGTCGCGGTGCAGGCGCGCAAGGCGGAAGCTCCGCAGACGCCGAAGGCGGAGCTCGCGCCGATCGACGTGAAGCGCGCCGTCGACGAAGCGCTCGTCGCGACGCACGGCGCGATTCCCGTCGTACAAGACATGGAGTACGTCATTTCGGTGTATCTCGCCCGGGAAACGGCGTACGTCGGTTGGTCGAAGCCGGAGGACAACCTGTCGACGTGGTCGGGGGGCGCGGTGCATTTTCGCAAAGAAGATGGGGATATTTCCCGCGCGAAGTTCAAGCTGATGGAGGCGGAGCAGTCGTTCGGCA encodes the following:
- the rnz gene encoding ribonuclease Z, which translates into the protein MELYFLGTGAGMPTRGRNVTSVALNLMPERGTVWLFDAGEGTQHQMLRSPIKPGKLEFIFITHLHGDHLYGLPGLMTSRSYQGGDEPLTLFGPPGLRRFVETAFEVSGAHLDYEVRVREFEEGVVFEDEQFRVTAAKLEHRIDSYGFRIVERDTPGALDSARLTAEGFRPGPQYARLKRGETVTMPDGRTIDGRAYLGPELKGRTVAVFGDTRPCGSELELARGADVLVHEATYMHEKADNAHKYYHTTATQAAVLAAEAGVGALILTHLSSRYQDEAVHRLLEEARAIFPRSHVAEDFWSYVIPRRAE
- a CDS encoding YbjQ family protein, whose translation is MIITTTNTIEGKRITDYLGIVNGEAIMGANIVRDLFASITDIVGGRSGAYEQKLKEAREIAIQEMQQYARSVGANAVVGIDIDYEVVREGMLMVTVSGTAVRAE
- a CDS encoding prepilin peptidase; translated protein: MEVKELAFAAAAAAAGVPLGALADAWARRALSRRRAPGEGRSTRGLAAAAASASCAWIGLRYGPADAEWLPAALLAVVMVAITITDMRAMLIPNAIVFPAVGLAALLRLLWHPLPLWEYAAGAAVGFGLLFAVSFLSKGGIGGGDVKLYVFVGLVCGLQATLLSLLLASFAGTAYGIVRRLSGKRGGTVPFGPFIAVGAFLSMMYAERWLERYATWLSQA
- a CDS encoding molybdopterin-dependent oxidoreductase, whose protein sequence is MSGWMERYTSKSGKKLRRIHAWNGWVVAALAVSGIVLFLPALRGATAPIRVALKQGHIWAGVASIVLLLLYLPFLGKHVKQLRAKPAQAGNLTIVLLLLVGWSVSGVVLWLERSVPPAWTSAALLAHDALTWVGVPYAIFHSATRSRWVRERRAAERAAAGDDAEAERSYLRYDGSRRRLLKAGIVAAFAVVFGPVAYRLWKRLDAQGGVAVEEIEAAPPANGQELLTPAPDSSPPIGGGAEGSFRIYTVTSIPRFDSAAWSFRIHGLVEEPISWDWPAFAKLARKVQVSDFHCVTGWSVYHATWEGIPLKELLAAAGVKPNARYVKFYSGDGVYTDALSLEQAEMDDVMVAALIDGKPIPEDLGGPVRLIVPRMYAYKSVKWLESIEIIDRDHIGYWQERGYEVDAWVPGANRA
- a CDS encoding DEAD/DEAH box helicase, encoding MNRLTGKVSSMEELLELIRSKKEILENVTEWRTLPPREAKFSDFPTELRPEIRAALEAKGITKLYTHQASAFREIAAGRHVVTVTPTASGKTMTYNLPVMQQLLEDDSSRALYLFPTKALAQDQVAELQETVERMGVEIKAHTYDGDTPPTVRTAIRNAGHIVVTNPDMLHSAILPHHTKWVKLFENVKFIVIDEVHSYRGVFGSHVANVIRRLKRICKFYGSNPQFICASATIANPKEHAEKLIGESVALVDDNGAPAGEKHFVFYNPPVVNRQLGIRKSSVLESQRLAALLLKQGIQTIVFARSRVRVELLLTYLQDLVKNELGTKSIRGYRGGYLPKQRREIERGLRSGDIRGVVSTNALELGIDIGQLQACVLNGFPGTIASTWQQSGRAGRRHETAVTFLVASSNPLDQYVIQNPDFFFERSPEQARIHPDNLLILLDHVKCAAYELPFQQGDTFGEERLEDLLEFLVEERVLHRNGGKYYWMEQHFPANNISLRTAAQENIIIVDMTKPEHKVIGEVDRFSAQTLVHEEAIYIHEGVQFQVEKLDYEEKKAYVREVDVDYYTDANLAVDLKILHADRERSGGAGHTTNYGEVTVNARATIFKKIKLRTHENIGAGPIHLPEEELHTSSYWITLADELGGFRSANDLQYALLGLANVMIHIAPLYLMCDPFDIRVVPQVKAVQSKLPTIFFYDRYPGGVGLSERLYESHRELLAEARRIISGCSCLSGCPACVGPIEEVGLLGKSLALELVDRLAADV
- a CDS encoding ribonuclease H-like domain-containing protein, yielding MSGRLRERLGRLTGSGDRSKPAADEVASAVAEAAPQEPEAADWAKLGFALRLGPGGSCLTRDVRYEASHRHGHFAVSEFASAGAALTRLDPAGRVVKPEKLLFLDTETTGLGQGAGNVPFLIGIGWWTSDGFTVRQCLIRHPGEEAAMLAMLSERLPEFTHLVTYNGRTFDWPLVKNRYVLQRMAVPKDPAHFDFLYPSRSLWRTTMPSVRLGAVEEAKLGVFREDDVPGSMAPALYFQYLAERDCSVLEGVVRHNETDIVTLLTLAIHFGTLLRDGGVALDGLSAAELLRLGLWYERLGFESEACGAIDALAGRPAEEAAPHWHEAAAFYKRRKRWDDAIRLWRAVAEGGRLWSALDPYVELAIAYEHRLKDADAALYWTDEALRTAERRLSLSRAGDDGKLREQLAELRKRKERLARKRGALF
- the mutM gene encoding DNA-formamidopyrimidine glycosylase — its product is MPELPEMETYKNLLNERIAGKTVRAAEVTREKTINVPVDAFKARAEGRRLERVDRRAKMLLFRLDGGDALALHLMLGGSMFYGTPEEAPDRTAQVILTFDDDDRRLYFHGLRLGYLHIYDPPDLEAKLRKLGPDPLDPRFGPNELAAALRRSRGALKFALTDQAVIAGIGNCYADEMCFAAGIHPLRKLTDMSASQLQTLYPAMQSTLSEAMRYGGYMETPLYAGDKLTGGYNDRCKVYDRGGEPCFRCGTPITKTESNGRKVFFCERCQRLGGESGDPNGDAAEARRLSYQH
- a CDS encoding deoxyribonuclease IV; the protein is MTRTATRLKHVGCHISIKHGYSGAAQTAAAIGATAFQYFPKNPRGLSVKDFSASDAAACAAFCREHGIRSIAHTTYATNLAAEGALREPTIRSLRNDLEIAEACGSEGVVVHFGKWKGSGDPLEGYKVIIAALNETLQDWRGNAKLLIENQAGEGTAIGTTLEELVSIRQLTAYPEQIGFCLDTCHFFASGVWSGANWQELYEAGSKLGYWRHLMALHLNDSVYPTGSRRDRHANIGGGAIGARALAEALATPELVGLPVVLETPVPMQSSHQAEIEFVRSLA
- a CDS encoding ABC transporter ATP-binding protein, coding for MIRLSNVSFIREGRSILTDISWQVEKGQHWALLGRNGSGKTTLLEIISGYQFPSVGTVEVLGATYGRVDLREQRKRLGYISQSLFEKLTPRDPLWEAVATGAYAHLRFYEKIDPEVRDRAMARLQQFGLESLADNPLGTLSQGERKKAMLARALMGEPELIVLDEPCSGLDLYQRENYLEVVEQISKEAALLYVTHHMEEIVPALTHVALLREGKLTAAGPKRDVLTASLIEEAYDVQVALDWEEERPWIRVKRT
- a CDS encoding SAM-dependent methyltransferase, producing the protein MDSSETNVTAATEPAPRTGSVWIGTSNRGFGKLAASELQRLFEKAKTQSLSPGDVYRFEVDAGREEALRRIKEKPPIFLRHMQPVHRTVPIEDAEATLAAIRAVVAELDAPLRGKKVAVQARKAEAPQTPKAELAPIDVKRAVDEALVATHGAIPVVQDMEYVISVYLARETAYVGWSKPEDNLSTWSGGAVHFRKEDGDISRAKFKLMEAEQSFGIDFGAFHSALDIGAAPGGWSSFLLEKGLRVTAIDPADMHPSLHREHGFTYLRKNAADVTFPEDSFDLLVCDMSWDPLRMAELVKRLLPAVSRDGLVLTTVKLMHGKAFATLREVERVMEPEAKLVATKQLFHNREELTCRWRRTT